The genome window ttccgtttccataatattgccatcaagtaaatcgctcttgtatagaccctctatacattccttccacttttctgccttcccttctttgcttggcactgattttccttctgagctcttgatattcatgcaagtggttctcttttctccaaaggtcactgtaattttcctgtaggcagtatctatcttacccctaataatatatgcctctgcatccttacatttgtcctctagccatccctgcttagccattttgcacttactatctatctaatttttgagatgtttgtgttcctttttgccctcttcatttactgcaatttcatattttctccttttatgaatTAAAGTCAGTATATTTTCTGTTAGCCAAgtatttttactagccctcgtctttttacctacttgatcctctgctgccttcaatatttcatctttcaaagcttcccattcctcttcttctactgtacttctttccccagttcttgtcaatcgttccctaatgctctctctgaagctctctattgcctctggttctttcagtttatccaagtcccatctcatcaaattcctacctttttgcagtttcttcagttttaatctacagttcataaccagtagattgtggtcagtgtccacacctgtctctggaaatgtcctacaatttaaaacctggttcctaaatctcagtctaaccattatataatgtacctgaaaccttccagtgtctgtaGGCCTCTTGCACGtaaacaatcttctttcatgattcttaaagcaagtgttaactatgattaagttagtctctgtgcaaaactctaccaggcggcttcatctttcattccttactcctttctatattcacctactacttttcgttCTCTTTCGTTTACTTCTACCGAATTCCTATTCCCCACGAGtataaaattttcgtcttccttctctatctgaataatttcttttatcccatcacacatttcttcagtctctgcgGAGCTAGTGGGCATAGAAAATTTTGCTACTGTgataggcgtaggcttcgtgtctatcttggttacaataatgcgttcactatgctgttcatagtagcttacccaccctcctatttcttttattcgttattaaacctactcctatttgcttttgtatttataaccctatattcacctgagcaAAAGCCTTGTtggtcctgccaccgaacttcactagttaaCTTCAccatttaacctatccatttccctttttaaattttctaacctacctgctcgattaagagatctgacattctacactccgatccctagaatgccagttttgtttctcctgataacgacgtcctcctgagtagtccccgaccgaagatctgaatggggactttttcacctctggaatattttacccaagaggacgccataatcatttaaccatacagtaaagctgcatgtccttggagaaaattacggctgtagtttccccttgctttcagccgtacacAATACCgtcacatcaaggccgttttggttaatgttataaggccagatcagtcaatcatccagactataacccttgcaactactgaaaggctgcttccccttttcaggaaccacaggtttgtctggcctctcaacagatatcattacgctgtggttgcacctacggtacggctatctgtatcgctgaggcatgcaagcctctccGCCAACggtaaggttcatggttcatgggggatttTCAGTGTAATATGCCTTCAAAAGCTTTGATAGCTGATTACCGTCTCTCTTATGTAACAATATATTCGGTTTATAGGTGGACTACACGAGGCAGCTCAGAAGGTCCCTGAGATTTGTGCGGAAAGGTCCGGATAAAAGAGTCCTTCCGTTCCCTCTTCTCCGAACTGTGAATGCCCTTGGTCTGTGTTACCAGCCGTCCTAAAATATTTCCATACCATTAcacttcattttcagccaggtagtGTTTCGTTGTTGGCCGTTTGGACCTTGtatcttgtttttcttcttttaatacacAACACAAACGTCAAGAGGAAAATTGCAAAGGAATGTGGATGCAGATGTAACACACCTATTGCAaggaagaacaggaagaataaACCTTACCATTGGTGATGTTTTACCTGAGTAAAGAGAAACGTGTACGTGAAGAAGAAGCAGCTATTGATATAAACGAATGAAAAATTTGTTGGCCGTGTTCCGACAGTATCAGTATGCTTAAGTAGTGTGACGATTAATATGTTCCTTTAGCCTTATCAGGTGTGTCACAATTACAATGTTTCCATAGCCGCATTTACGAAAATTTTTTCAGAGCAGAATACACCATTGTGCTCCGGAGCACGTCACAATACACATCCGATTGACTGCTGTACTCGTGACGCACGCATTCTTCTCAGCAGTAAACAACACTTTCAGTCTAATCCATGTAAATAAccctgtctatattttaaacatccattacaaaaaatgGTCTTGGTGGTATGGTGACAGAGTATGGAACCAAGGCTGTAAGATCCGATCGTCTATTAATACTAGGGTATGCAACTGCTTGAAAGGAATAAGTTTCCTTCGTCAACTGTTATTCATTTCCAACTGCATTCATTTTTTGCACACTACGTTTGGTCTGTGTAACCACTCTCACGTAAAATGTTTAACCAGTTACGTATACGTGTTTTGGGCTAAAGTCATTTTCATTTGCGCCCTATGGTCGGCCAGGCTCGAAAGCTGTATCCTTGTGTGCAGTATAAGCAGTAGCACAGAGCCACGCCTTTTACTATTCAAAATTTATAAATTGTAAATGGTGTGGCTGGGTGCTACTGCTTATATTGCACACAGTACCATGGCTACAATTTTCAAGCACGGCCAACAAAATACTTATCATGAAAATGACTGTAACCCAAAACGCGTGTACTTAACTggttaaaaattttgtttaagaattgctacagagccgAAATGTCGCAGTacctgaaataaaaatgaaatagaaattagTACCAACCGATGAAGTAACGTTATTGCTCTCAAGAAGTTTATCGTGGCTGTGGAGCCTGTTGCAACTAAATtacttttacaatgaaatgaacaccttttatttttttaatctcatttttttcacttttgttcgttgtatctgctcggggcggacgtctcaagacacccgtttcagttcgtcgctgatccattaactcagtttttttttattacagagggctgagctaccgtgccggcactcttagctgcttacaggcgttgacatacgtcaacggggacagatgaaatgtgtgtcccgaccgggactcgaaccccggatctcctgcttatatggcagacgctctatccatctgagccaccgaggacacagaggattgtgcgactgcagggatttatctctggcacgactcccgcgaaacccacattctcaacgtattgtcccgcactacattcgtagtgcccccgcccattatactcattactcgcggcgcgttgccgattcccgtaagagttcgggcactgtttgtgcattcgcacagaggaAGAAGGTGGTCAAGTGGCCGTTGAGTCTTAACTattatggtatctgttctttcggacaagcaggagatcccgggttcgagtcccggtcagggcacacattttcatctgtccccgttgacgtatgtcaacgcctgtaagcagctaagggtgttcatttcgttGTAAtgtcattctaacgagctgcatggtcaccgatggtatctgttctttcggacatgtccgaaagaacagataccatcttagtatatataaattACTTTTATCGGCGTCATATCACTTCTTTCATTTCTGGAGATATCTGATAATGCGGAAAATGCCGAGTTCCACCGTGGTTCAGGGTCCACGTTAAACTGCGGGTCCCTCTACAGCTGACTGACCGCAAACCAAGCTTTGGGTTGGTGACAGCGTCATCTATAGATAAATCATTCATGAACAGCTGTGTTTACCAGCAAGGCGGACGGACTAAACATATATAACGTGATATTCCTTTAAACGAGAGAGGTAAGAATTGGTAGTGTGTGTGAACTGTTGACGAACCACCCTCTTTCTCTGCAGGTGTTAGTTTTGTTGGCCGCCGTGGCTGTGGCGCACGCCGGCTACCTCTCAGCGCCTGCCCTCGCCACGACCTACGCTGCCCCCTCGATCGCCGCCACCCCGCTGGCATTCGCCGCCCCCGCCATTCGCGCGGCGCCAGTGGTCAtcgccgctgccgcccccgccgtcgTCGCTGCGGAGTACGACCCGCACCCAGAGTACAGCTTCAGCTACAGCGTGAACGACGCCACCACTGGAGACTCCAAGGTCCAGCACGAGGCCCGCAGTGGTGACGTCGTCCAGGGCAGCTACAGCCTGGCCGAACCAGACGGCTCCATCCGCACCGTCGACTACTCCGCCGATCCCGTCAACGGCTTCAACGCCGTGGTGCACAAGGAGGCCGGCGCCCACCCTGCTGTCGCTGCTGCCGCCCCCGCCGTCGTGGCCGCCCCCTCGCTGGCCTACGGTGCCGGCCTGGGCTACGGCTACGCCAGGGCTGCCTACGCCGGCCCCGCCATCGCCGCCGCCCCTGTAGCTGTACCCGCACTGGCGTACAGCGGCTACGGGTACGGCCGCCTGGCATACGGCAAAGCCCTTCTGGGATGAGTGCTTCTTCGCATGCACCAAAGTCATTCCCTTGTCACTCATTAACCTTAACCATTCGCGTTGGCATCCTGATATAAGTCTTGTACAAAAAGTGCTTGTGGTTAATGTATTTCTAATTTTTGTACATAAATAAAGACCTTGTAACCATTACGTTTCCTGTTTCATCCCCGTTGTCTGATAGTTGATGTTCGGCTGTCAGTGGTACAAGCATCTCGCTCTCCAGCCAACAGGTTTAAAATACATAGAATCGAAATGATATAATGTAACCGGTGAGATAtatacttcagttttttttttaaattatgttaagattataatttttatttatagtAATTGCACGCTAagtgtattttgttttgtattttacacGTATTTACATATCTATATACCAGGGCGTATTGAAAAATAATGCcactgaattttttatgtaaaaactcttaaatcctCTTAAATAAATCAAGCGTcaataacattctacatctttatccttaATGTTAACGTACTTACCTCTAGAGGGCTGCAAGTTGTAGCGTGGCAGTCGCTTAACGTATCCATGTCGGCGCGTGAGAAGAAGCCTGTTGTAATCGAGATTCTGACTGCGGGCAACGTACCTCCagctgaaatccatagaagaatgaaagctgtgtacgaaTGACTATATCGACTTTGGTAATGTGTGACGTTGGGTTGTTCGTGCTTGTAATGAAAGAAGCGACGCTACTAACTCAACGTGTGTGTCAGAGCTGGGACTGCACGATCCCGTACGGCAATCGGCGAGAATCGTCGGAATCGGGTTGATGACACCATCAGAGGAGATCATCGGATAACGCAGACACAGTTCTAaggtaagtgtggcatatcacAAGAGCCAGTACAGGCAATCATTGCAGAACTACGTTACAGAAAACTGAGTACATTCTTGACACGAAACAGAGGATACTGGTCATATGTCAACAACttcttttgcgttttgagcgtAAGGGTGATGGATTACATAAAATATTCTTAAAGGTCATGAAAGGTGAGTTCATCATTTTGACCTCGAAAACAAGATAGTTGGATGGTGTGCCGTCACAAATGATGACCAATGCCAAAAATGTTAAATAACATACCATCAGCAGTGAAAGTCGTGCTCAGAGTGTGTTGCATTTTGAATTCATGCCGAAAGACACAACTATAAACTCTGCACGGTAGTGCGAGACCCTCAGAAAGCGGAAAGTACATATTCGAAGAGCTCGACCACACATGCAGCACCCTGTCCCCCACCATTAAGAGGCCAGACCACTCACGAACGGTGCGAAATCTGCAACGCCTTGCGTTGATTGTCGTTGATCATCCTCCCTGCAGTCCAGGCTTGGCTTcgtcttaaagaacaccttcgaggactgctCTTTGCTAGTGATGAACCGGCGCAAGCAAAGATGAAGTTGTGACTCCGgcaacggtatcaacaaactggactcTCGTTGAGAGAAACATGTTTGTCACCAGGGAgaatatgttaagaaataaatatgtgataaaaagaataaagatatagaatgttaataaagtataTTTTATTTGAAACCACACATTTTTCACATGACAGACTGAGGTTTTACTTTTCAGGACACCCTCATACGCTAAAACAGAAATAGATGACGAACAAATGAGGAGATCTTAACGAGAAGTATTGCACATTCATTGAAAGTTGAAGAACGTGCAATGAGAAGTGTAATTAGAAGATGGAAGGTTAGACGTTCCTTAGGGTCGTGGGTTGTGGGTATAAGTAAAGAGAtaatcaattgaagacataaagtgtgAAAATGAGTCCATTATCGTATTTTGACACTTTATTTTACAgatccaaaaaaatggccctgagcactatgggacttaacatctatggtcatcagtcccctagaacttacaactacttaaacctaactaacctaaggacagcacacaacacccagccatcacgaggcagagaaaatccctgaccccgccgggaatcgaacccgggcgtgggaagcgagaacgctaccgcacgaccacgagatgcgggctttacagTTCCGtcttgtgtgatcaagacggacctttaaaataaagtaagtaaacggGGTAGCTGACTTGCACTCGTGGAGATGAGTGCACTGCATACAGAGGGTGAATGGTAGAAAGTGTTTGACGAACGAGGTAAGTCCTGTGTCCGGCTTTGCGCTGGACCAATACCGCGAAGGCAGCCTCCGACTGCTGCACCCACTCCAGTCTCTTCTTCGGACTATGGTTGCTGGCAGATTACTGCGTCCACTCCAGTTCCTTGCTCGGACTGTGGTTGGTGGCATATCGGTTTCAGGTGAACTTGCCGAAATATGAAACATCTTGGGGTAAAATACCGACAAAACAGTTGTGCCGTTTAACAAAAGTGGCGTGTCGGTAGCGTCTGTTCACAGAGACGCGGGCAAATTCATATTTTACAATGCAAAGTTAATATAATGACTGACCAATTCGAATTCTGTTGTTGGACATCCGTATAGCAACAGGCCGTTGCAGTCTGTTCATGATCGTGAAGCTGATCCTGATGTGCTCTTCTTTCTGATGAAGCTTAGCTGGCAGGAGAAtctttattattatgtgcgattggacccatacggattacgcaaagcttttccgattcaattttttttttctccgaacttctctcattctttccccataaATTCTCTTtgtttcctctgtccattttgtcccctgtctcttgcaaacttcattctcgggttgtactttccaactattgattttttgcctgtatacatttctgtttataacttctgaagaatttatttgtgcatttgctagatctgttttggtttcttgtatccagggtatggttttcaatttttcaatgtatattaaaattttgtgggagagtctgggtgttgggagtctgtggatatgaccgtaaaattttagtcttcttttccggatgtctgcggcgaggttagataatttttctgtagttttccgagactgtaacctgtatccatcttccgttctttttgggccaagaatctttctgataattttgcgttcctctttcaggatgccttccaggtcgccttttctatggagtgtgagtgtttcgctggcatatagtgcttcgggcttgattactgtattgtagtgtcgtatttttgagtgaatggagagacactttttattgtagatgttgtgggttttctagtatgctcttttcagtttttgcagtcgaactttttgtgcagttttctctccccctgtgggttctaggacctcgcctaagtatttaaagaatggaactctctcaatttgtccatattttgtagtcagtttttgagtttcaaattttgagcagatgaatttggttttttggaaggaaatttgtagcccaactttttcggcgcattctttgagaatgtctatctgtttaattgctgtggtctcgttttctgctagaatggccacgtcatctgcaaatggcaagcatgaaattttaataccatctttagatcttcctagttgtataggcttccagtaattttgattcttcagttctttttcccattctcggatgactttgtctaagacaaggttgaagaggagtggagacaagccgtcaccttgtctgacaccggttttgatcaggaagggctctgatatttcacccaggaattttatcttagaagtagTGCttatgagcgtttctttgataaggtttagggttttcggatcgagtcctagctcctcaaggataataaagagagattgcctatcgattgaatcataagcctttgcgaaatcaacaaaggaacaaatgatcggactgtttctgactgctttgtattttagtgttgtcttcaaattgaaaatttgttctgcacaggatcggtgagggcgaaagccagcttggtattcaccaatactgtgttcgagttgttcttgtgttcgttgaagaagataAGCTGAGAagagagattcctcgatagttgtttatatctgccatgtctccctttttatgcagtggatgaattagggcgcatttccaatcttctggtagtttttctgtctgccaaatgtctgtgatgatttgagtgagttctttgatggaatttggtccaagatttttaagtagttctgcagtgatattatcttctccggatgccttgttgtttttcagtctatgaatatgtctttggatctcctctagtgtaggtggtggggattctggatttgtgtagatagcagtttcttgagggaatcttgaagaaggttcagggcaattgaggagtccggaaaagtatcttgccagctcctcacaattttcccgatttgtgagcgctagttttccatctggttttctgaaacatagatttcgtgagccgtatccattgattctcccagcaaaggtcttatagaagtctcgtacattatagttacggaaattttcttcaatagactcacactgttccttgaggtacttcctcttgacttgtctgattgtttttgccacttgtcttctggtgttgtggaagtgatctagatattctggggattttttactgttatacttcagaaaggctttctttctttcttccagcgctttttcacatccagagtcccaccaggggtgttttgtgttctttttcaatgggatcagttcttttgccttctttgtaatttttgttcgaaatttttcccaagagtcagctggttccttttcccactcctccttcagattggtttctttgattgttcgtgtgtcaaatttcatcatatgtgttttcttcggatagaattttttcggggtgaatttcactttaatgcgtgttaagtagtggtctaagtcaatgttcgcccctctgcggacttggacatcatggatctctttctgtacgaaataggagatggcaatgtggtcaatctgatattcgccgatctcttgtatgggggacgtccaggtcttttgttttctaggtttctttctcaaagatgtagacattatttttagattattttgttggcatagttcaataaatctcagtccgtttctgttggtgaatctgtgtgctggatattttcctacagttttttggtgttctttctctctgccaatttgtgcattgaaatctccca of Schistocerca serialis cubense isolate TAMUIC-IGC-003099 chromosome 2, iqSchSeri2.2, whole genome shotgun sequence contains these proteins:
- the LOC126456421 gene encoding cuticle protein 7-like, which gives rise to MVPQVLVLLAAVAVAHAGYLSAPALATTYAAPSIAATPLAFAAPAIRAAPVVIAAAAPAVVAAEYDPHPEYSFSYSVNDATTGDSKVQHEARSGDVVQGSYSLAEPDGSIRTVDYSADPVNGFNAVVHKEAGAHPAVAAAAPAVVAAPSLAYGAGLGYGYARAAYAGPAIAAAPVAVPALAYSGYGYGRLAYGKALLG